Genomic DNA from Streptomyces sp. PCS3-D2:
AGAGGAAGAACCCGGCGGTCGCGGGGACGACGAAGCGGCGATACCGGCTGCGGACCTCTTGGAAGGCGGCGCTGCGCTGCACTTCCCGGTAGATGTCGGATGCGCCGGGCGTCGGGCGGCCGACCTGGGCCGGCCGGGGCGGGTACGGTTCCGCGCCCTCGCCCCAGCCGACGGCCAGCGCGTCGTACCAGGGGTCGTCCAGCCGGATCGTTCCGGCATCGCGGCCTTCGTGCTTGTCCACCGAACTCTCCTTGTCCGCTGCCGCATTGGCCGCGTGCCCCAAGGATGTGCGGAATGGACGGTTTCCGGACTGGTGTACCGGTGCTCTTCACTCCAACAGGTGATGCAGCGAAGAGCACCGGTGTGCCGTGGCGCCCGCCCCGTGTCAGATGCCGCCGGCCGCCGGCGGCGTTCCGCTCAGGCGTCGATGCGCGAGCGGTCCAGCGTGGCCGCGGAGCTCGTGATGAACTCCTTGCGCGGGGCCACCTCGTTGCCCATGAGCAGGTCGAAGACCTGCTCGGCGGAGTCCAGGTCACCGATGTTGATCCGGCGCAGGGTGCGGAAGCGGGGATCCATGGTGGTCTCCGCCAGCTGGTCCGCGTCCATCTCGCCGAGGCCCTTGTAGCGCTGGATCGAGTCCTTGTAGCGGATGTTCTTGCGCTGGTACTCCAGAAGAGTCTGGCGCAGCTCGTTGTCCGAGTACGTGTAGACGTACTTGTCCTGGCCCTTCTTGGGCTGGACCAGCTCGATCCGGTGCAGCGGCGGGACGGCCGCGAAGACCCGGCCGGCCTCGACCATCGGCCGCATGTACCGCTGGAAGAGCGTGAGCAGCAGACAGCGGATGTGGGCGCCGTCCACATCGGCGTCGACGAGCAGCACGATCTTGCCGTAGCGGGCGGCGTCGATGTCGAAGGTCCGGCCCGATCCGGCCCCTATGACCTGGATGATCGCACCGCACTCGGCGTTCTTGAGCATGTCCGAGACCGAGGACTTCTGAACGTTGAGGATCTTGCCCCGGATGGGCAGAAGCGCCTGGAACTCGGAGTTGCGGGCGAGCTTCGCGGTGCCGAGGGCGGAGTCGCCCTCGACGATGAAGAGCTCGCTGCGGTCCACGTCGTCGCTGCGGCAGTCTGCCAGCTTCGCCGGAAGGGAGGAGGTCTCCAGCGCGGTCTTGCGGCGCTGCGCCTCCTTGTGCTGGCGGGCCGCGATCCGCGTCCGGGCGGCCGCGACGATCTTCTCCATCACGGCGCGGGCCTGCTGCTTGTCGTCACGCTTGGTGGAGGTCAGGAAGGCCTTGAGCTCCTTGGCGACCACCGCCGCGACGACCCGGGTGGCGGCCGAGGTGCCGAGCACCTCCTTGGTCTGGCCCTCGAACTGCGGCTCGGCGAGACGGACGGTGACGACGGCCGTCATGCCCTCCATCGCGTCGTCCTTGACCACGTCGTCCTCGGCGACGCGCAGCAGCTTGGCCGAGCGCAGGACCTCGTTGACGGTCTTGGTCACGGAGCGTTCGAAGCCGGTGACGTGGGTGCCGCCCTTGGGGGTGGCGATGATGTTCACGAAGGACTTGACGTTGGTCTCGTAGCCCGTGCCCCAGCGCAGCGCGATGTCCACACCGAGATCGCGGGTGACCTCGGTGGGGGTCATGTGGCCGCGGTCGTCCAGGACCGGGACGGTCTCCTTGAAGGTGCCCGAGCCGGTCAGCCGCAGCACGTCGCAGGCGGCCTTGTCCTGGGCCAGGTACTCGCAGAACTCGCTGATGCCCCCGTCGAAGCGGAAGGTCTCCTCGGTCTTGCCGGCCCCGTCGATGGCCCGCTCGTCGCGGACGACCAGGGTCAGACCGGGGACCAGGAAGGCCGTCTGGCGGGCGCGCTGGTAGAGCGTCTCCAGGTTGAGGCGGGCGTCCTTGAGGAAGATCTGGCGGTCGGACCAGTAGCGGATCCGGGTGCCGGTCCTGCCCTTGGCGATGCGCTTGACCTTGCGCAGGCCGTTCGCCGGGTCGAAGGGGCTGTCGGGGCCCTGCTCGGTGAACATCCCGGGGACGCCGCGCCGGAAGCTGATGGCGTGCGTGGCGCTCCCCCGGTCGACCTCCACGTCCAGGCGGGCGGAGAGGGCGTTGACCACCGAGGCGCCGACGCCGTGCAGGCCGCCGGAGGCGGCGTACGAGCCGCCGCCGAACTTGCCGCCCGCGTGCAGCTTGGTCATGACGACCTCGACACCCGACAGGCCGGTCTTGGGCTCGACGTCCACGGGGATGCCGCGGCCGTTGTCGCGGACCTCGACCGAGGAGTCCTCGTGGAGGATCACCTCGATGTGGTCGCAGTAGCCGCCCAGGGCCTCGTCGACGGAATTGTCGATGATCTCCCACAGGCAGTGCATGAGGCCCCGGCTGTCGGTCGAGCCGATATACATGCCGGGACGCTTGCGGACGGCCTCCAGCCCTTCGAGGACGAGCAGGTGCCGCGCGGTGTAGTTGGAACCGTCCCGGTCTGCTCCGGGCAGCAGCGCGCTGGAAGGCACGGACGTGTCGGCGGTCACGCAGTTCGCTCCTCGCTGAATTTCTTTTCTGGCCCTGTCGTGCGCAGGGGTGGCTCGGGTGCCCGTCGAAGGGTACCGAGGCCAGGTAGAGCCGATGCAACGCCACCCTCGCGCTTTCCTCAGCCTAGTCCAGATCCGTACGGATGTTCGATCCCCCGGGCAGGTGAAGGAAACATCACGTTCCCTTCCGCGCATGA
This window encodes:
- a CDS encoding type IIA DNA topoisomerase subunit B, coding for MTADTSVPSSALLPGADRDGSNYTARHLLVLEGLEAVRKRPGMYIGSTDSRGLMHCLWEIIDNSVDEALGGYCDHIEVILHEDSSVEVRDNGRGIPVDVEPKTGLSGVEVVMTKLHAGGKFGGGSYAASGGLHGVGASVVNALSARLDVEVDRGSATHAISFRRGVPGMFTEQGPDSPFDPANGLRKVKRIAKGRTGTRIRYWSDRQIFLKDARLNLETLYQRARQTAFLVPGLTLVVRDERAIDGAGKTEETFRFDGGISEFCEYLAQDKAACDVLRLTGSGTFKETVPVLDDRGHMTPTEVTRDLGVDIALRWGTGYETNVKSFVNIIATPKGGTHVTGFERSVTKTVNEVLRSAKLLRVAEDDVVKDDAMEGMTAVVTVRLAEPQFEGQTKEVLGTSAATRVVAAVVAKELKAFLTSTKRDDKQQARAVMEKIVAAARTRIAARQHKEAQRRKTALETSSLPAKLADCRSDDVDRSELFIVEGDSALGTAKLARNSEFQALLPIRGKILNVQKSSVSDMLKNAECGAIIQVIGAGSGRTFDIDAARYGKIVLLVDADVDGAHIRCLLLTLFQRYMRPMVEAGRVFAAVPPLHRIELVQPKKGQDKYVYTYSDNELRQTLLEYQRKNIRYKDSIQRYKGLGEMDADQLAETTMDPRFRTLRRINIGDLDSAEQVFDLLMGNEVAPRKEFITSSAATLDRSRIDA